The proteins below come from a single Vanacampus margaritifer isolate UIUO_Vmar chromosome 10, RoL_Vmar_1.0, whole genome shotgun sequence genomic window:
- the stc2a gene encoding stanniocalcin-2a: MFLKVTVALLVLSVLEQVVGSDNIDIYDTPPEKPVIPKGRLSLQNTAEIQHCLVSAGDVGCGVFECFENNSCEIRGLQEICMTFLHNAGKFDSQGKSFIKDALKCMAHGLRQKFSCISRKCVSIKEMVFQLQRECYVKHNLCSAAKENVAVMVEMIHFQDLFPKGPYVELVNILLGCGEEVKEALTRSVRLQCEQNWGALCDSLSLCSSLTPSPSAAEQRRPSLPHPQPEHPRHVRHGDRDKAGKAGFHAHPRARNQGLRRQGPDAGVAVEQEEPEASDIGRGHESIPLGLSQDPATPRGMPV; this comes from the exons ATGTTTCTTAAAGTGACCGTAGCGCTGCTGGTTCTCTCGGTGCTGGAGCAAGTGGTCGGCTCGGATAATATCGATATTTACGACACTCCTCCGGAGAAGCCTGTTATCCCCAAAGGACGCCTCTCGCTGCAAAATACAG CTGAGATCCAGCACTGTTTGGTGAGCGCAGGCGACGTTGGCTGCGGCGTGTTTGAGTGCTTTGAGAACAACTCCTGCGAGATACGAGGGCTACAGGAGATCTGCATGACGTTCCTGCATAACGCTGGCAAATTTGACTCTCAG GGGAAATCCTTCATTAAGGATGCTCTGAAATGTATGGCTCACGGGCTTCGACAGAAGTTTAGCTGTATCAGTAGGAAGTGTGTTTCCATTAAGGAGATGGTGTTCCAACTTCAGAGAGAGTGTTATgtcaaacacaatctgtgctCAGCTGCTAAGGAGAATGTAGCCGTCATGGTGGAGATGATCCATTTCCAAGATCTCTTCCCTAAAGG TCCTTATGTGGAGCTGGTGAATATTCTGCTGGGTTGCGGCGAGGAGGTGAAGGAGGCATTAACTCGCAGTGTTCGGCTTCAGTGCGAGCAAAACTGGGGAGCTTTGTGCGACAGCCTCAGCCTCTGCTCCTCCCTGACGCCCTCGCCCTCGGCTGCCGAACAGCGCCGCCCCTCGCTGCCCCACCCTCAGCCTGAGCACCCTCGCCACGTGCGCCACGGTGACAGGGACAAAGCCGGCAAGGCTGGCTTCCACGCCCACCCTCGCGCTCGCAATCAGGGACTGCGCCGCCAGGGTCCAGATGCCGGCGTGGCAGTGGAGCAGGAAGAACCCGAGGCCAGTGACATTGGGAG AGGCCACGAGAGCATTCCTCTGGGCCTCAGCCAAGATCCAGCAACTCCAAGAGGCATGCCTGTGTAG